GACCATGACGACCGCGTCGTGCCCGCGCACAGCTTCAAGTACACCGCGGCGCTGCAGGCGGCCGAGACCGGCAGCGCGCCCAAGCTGATCCGCATCGAGACCCAGGCCGGCCACGGCGCCGGCAAGCCCACCTCCAAGATCATCGAGGAGCGCGCCGACATGCTGGCCTTCATCGCCCATCGCTTCGGCATGCAGCTGCCGTAAGCGCGGCGCTGGCGTAAACGCCAACAAGGCGGCATGCGCCGGCAGGCGACAATCCGGCGCGCGCCACCGGGCCATCCGCCCGGCCGGCGCCTTACGCTATTCAACAGAGCACCGCCATGAGCACCGTGATCAGCACCACCCCGATGGGCGCCGCCGCCGGCAGCGCGCCCGCCACCCACACCATCCTCGGCCACCCCAACAGCCTGTTCGTGCTGTTCTTCACCGAAATGTGGGAGCGCTTCTCCTACTACGGCATGCGCGCCCTGCTGGTGCTGTTCCTGGTCACCGAGGCGTCCAAGGGCGGCTGGGGCTGGAGCCGCGCCGATGCCACCAGCCTGTACGGCTGGTACACCGGCCTGGCCTATCTGACCCCCATCCTGGGCGGCTATGTCGCCGACCGCTTCCTGGGCACGCGGCGCTCGGTGCTGTGGGGCGCCGTCATCATCGCCGCCGGCCACATCTCGCTGTTCCTGGAGACGGTGCCGACCTTCTATCTCGGCCTGGGCCTGGTGATCCTGGGCACCGGCCTGTTCAAGCCGAATATCTCGGCCATCGTCGGCCAGCTCTACAACAAGGACAACGAAGGCGCGCGCGACAGCGGCTACACGCTGTTCTACATGGGCGTGAACGCCGGTGCCTTCTTCGGCATCTCGCTGTGCGGCTATATCGGCGAGAAGGTGTCCTGGCACCTCGGCTTCGGCCTGGCCGGCGTATTCATGATCCTGGGCGCGCTGCAGTTCTTCTTCAGCCAACGCCTGTTCGGCAGCATTGGCGACCCGGCCAAGCCCGGCGAGCGGCAGGCCGAGGAAGCGCTCGACGACACCCCCGAGCATGTGGTGGCCGATCGCCTCAAGGCCATCTTCGTGTTCTCCTTCTTCACCATCTTCTTCTGGTTCGCCTTCGAGCAGGCCGGTGGCTCGATGACCATCTTCGCGGCCGACTACACCGACCGCGTGCTGGTGGGCACGAGCGGGCTGGTGTTCAAGCTCATCAACACCGCGATGACGGTGGTGCCGGCGGCCATCCTCTCCTGGCTGCTGTTCAAGCTCTATCGCAGCACCGGCGGCAAGGTCTGGGTCGCCAACCTGTCGCTGGCCACCGCCTTCGCCATCATCTGGGGTCTGTGCCTGTGGATGCTGGGCCGCGAATTCGCGATGGAGCAGAGCGATGTGCCGGCCACCTGGTTCGGCGTGCTCAACAGCTTCTTCATCGTCGTGCTGGCGCCGATGTTCTCCAAGATGTGGGAAGAGAAGTGGAACCCCAGCGGCCCGATCAAGTTCGGCGTCGGCCTGGTGCTGCTGGGCCTGGGCTTTGCGGTGCTGGCCTATGGTGCCGCCGGCATCGCCCCGGGCGCCAAGACCGCCCAGGTCAGCATGATGTACCTGACGCTGGCCTATCTGCTGCACACCATGGGCGAGCTGTGCATCTCGCCGGTGGGCCTGTCCTACATCTCCAAGCTGGCGCCCAAGCGGCTGCTAGGCCTGATGTTCGGCGTGTGGTTCCTCAACACCGCGATCGCCAACAAGGTCGCCGGCTCCACCGGCTCCTACATCGACCAGATCTCGGCCACCTACTCGCTGTCGACCTTCTTCCTGATCTTCACCCTGATCCCGATCGCGGCCGGTCTGGTGCTGATGATGTTGAACGGCTGGATGCGCAAGAAGATGCACGGCGTGCACTGACGCGCCAGCGCTTGGCCCCGCAAGGCCGGCTCCCTTCCGGGGGCCGGCCTTTTTTCATGCCCGCTCAGCCCGCCGCCTGCGACAGCAGCCATTGCTCGAAGGCCCGCACCGCCGGCCGCGCGCGCGAGGCCGGGTCGACGATCAGCTGGTAGGCGCGCGCCGAGGCGGTGTTGGCATCGAAGGGCGTGACCAGCTGGCCGCTCGCCAGCAGCCCATCCACCAGCGGCCGCCGCCCCAGGGCCACGCCCTGGCCCGCCACCGCGGCGGCGATCGCCTCGGCATAACTGGTGAAGCTCAGGCGCGCGGCCGGGCGCAGATCGGCCAGGCCCCAGGCGCTCAGCCAGGGCTCCCATTCCATCGGCATGCCGCTGCCATCGCCGTCCATCGCCAGGTGCAGCAGGGTGTGGTGGGCCAGGTCGGCCGGCTCACGCAGCGGCAGGGCCAGCTCGGCCACTAGGCGCGGGCTGCACACCGGCAGCATCGCCTCCTCGAAGAGCTTGCGCGCGCCGCGCAGCGCGCCCAGCTTGCCGTAGCGCACCGCGATGTCGAAGCCATCGGCGGCGAGGTTGCGGTTGTCCAGCGTCGCGTCGAGCCTCACATCGATGCCGGCATGCGCGCGCGTGAAGGCGGTCAGGCGCGGGATCAGCCACAGCGCCGCAAAGCCCGGCGTGGTGGTGAGCGCCAGCACCTCGCGCTGCTGCGGCGCGCGGATCTCGCGCATGGTGCTGCGCAGATTGCCCAGCACCTGGGTGCAGCTGGCGAGCAGGCGCTGGCCCTCGGCGGTGAGCGCGAGCGCGCGGTGCTGGCGCGTGAACAGCGCCACCCCCAGCTCCTCCTCCAGCGCGCGCATCTGCCGGCTCATCGCCGACTGCGTCACGAAACGCTCGGCCGCGGCCTTGGTGAAGCTGAGATGGCGCGCCGCGGCCTCGAAGGAGGCCAGCAGATCGAGCGGCGGCAGGCGGTCCAGGGGTTTTCTTTCTTGCATGCGCTGGAGGAATGCGATGGGTTCCGATTGATCGTTTGTCAGCGCCCCGGCGGGCGCCCAATATTCGCTCCACACCGGTGTCC
This portion of the Paucibacter sediminis genome encodes:
- a CDS encoding peptide MFS transporter — translated: MSTVISTTPMGAAAGSAPATHTILGHPNSLFVLFFTEMWERFSYYGMRALLVLFLVTEASKGGWGWSRADATSLYGWYTGLAYLTPILGGYVADRFLGTRRSVLWGAVIIAAGHISLFLETVPTFYLGLGLVILGTGLFKPNISAIVGQLYNKDNEGARDSGYTLFYMGVNAGAFFGISLCGYIGEKVSWHLGFGLAGVFMILGALQFFFSQRLFGSIGDPAKPGERQAEEALDDTPEHVVADRLKAIFVFSFFTIFFWFAFEQAGGSMTIFAADYTDRVLVGTSGLVFKLINTAMTVVPAAILSWLLFKLYRSTGGKVWVANLSLATAFAIIWGLCLWMLGREFAMEQSDVPATWFGVLNSFFIVVLAPMFSKMWEEKWNPSGPIKFGVGLVLLGLGFAVLAYGAAGIAPGAKTAQVSMMYLTLAYLLHTMGELCISPVGLSYISKLAPKRLLGLMFGVWFLNTAIANKVAGSTGSYIDQISATYSLSTFFLIFTLIPIAAGLVLMMLNGWMRKKMHGVH
- the gcvA gene encoding transcriptional regulator GcvA, with amino-acid sequence MQERKPLDRLPPLDLLASFEAAARHLSFTKAAAERFVTQSAMSRQMRALEEELGVALFTRQHRALALTAEGQRLLASCTQVLGNLRSTMREIRAPQQREVLALTTTPGFAALWLIPRLTAFTRAHAGIDVRLDATLDNRNLAADGFDIAVRYGKLGALRGARKLFEEAMLPVCSPRLVAELALPLREPADLAHHTLLHLAMDGDGSGMPMEWEPWLSAWGLADLRPAARLSFTSYAEAIAAAVAGQGVALGRRPLVDGLLASGQLVTPFDANTASARAYQLIVDPASRARPAVRAFEQWLLSQAAG